One Sphingomonas limnosediminicola DNA segment encodes these proteins:
- a CDS encoding 4-(cytidine 5'-diphospho)-2-C-methyl-D-erythritol kinase: protein MTQAAREIAPAKLNLALHVRHRMPDGRHAIETVFAFCTDGDRLNAEPARGLTLEVTGPFAADLGNADDNLVLRAARALAERAGVRGGAAIRLEKRLPVASGIGGGSADAGAALRLLTSVWGIDPAHAQAVAPGLGGDVPACLLSMAARGEGAGDQLQLVDLGDVSGSPVLLVNPRVALSTASVFDAWDGIDRGVLQDWRSGRNDLQAPAIAQVPQIETLLAWLAAQPGSSFVQMSGSGATCFALFDTEENRDQAGDRVPREWWRLATFLR, encoded by the coding sequence TTGACCCAAGCCGCCCGGGAAATCGCGCCCGCCAAGCTCAACCTTGCACTTCACGTCAGGCACAGGATGCCCGACGGGCGTCATGCGATCGAAACTGTCTTTGCCTTCTGCACGGATGGCGATCGGTTAAACGCGGAGCCTGCACGGGGCCTGACACTGGAAGTGACGGGGCCATTCGCGGCGGATCTCGGAAATGCCGATGACAATCTGGTACTTCGAGCGGCGAGAGCGCTCGCCGAGCGGGCGGGCGTGCGCGGCGGCGCGGCGATCAGGCTGGAAAAACGTCTCCCGGTGGCTTCCGGGATCGGCGGGGGCTCGGCGGATGCGGGGGCGGCGCTCCGGCTGTTGACGTCAGTGTGGGGAATTGACCCGGCGCATGCTCAAGCGGTTGCGCCCGGCCTTGGCGGCGACGTGCCTGCCTGCCTGCTGAGCATGGCAGCGCGTGGCGAGGGTGCCGGCGATCAATTGCAGCTCGTTGATCTAGGCGATGTGTCCGGCTCGCCAGTGCTGCTGGTGAACCCGCGCGTGGCGCTTTCTACAGCCAGCGTGTTCGACGCCTGGGACGGCATCGACCGGGGAGTTCTTCAGGACTGGCGGAGCGGCCGTAACGACCTGCAAGCTCCGGCCATCGCGCAGGTTCCGCAGATCGAGACCTTGCTCGCGTGGCTCGCCGCTCAGCCCGGGTCGTCCTTCGTCCAGATGTCGGGATCGGGCGCGACCTGCTTCGCGCTGTTCGATACGGAGGAGAACCGCGATCAGGCGGGGGACAGGGTCCCGCGTGAATGGTGGCGCCTGGCGACCTTCTTGCGCTAG
- a CDS encoding tetratricopeptide repeat protein, giving the protein MALGALALAPAPASAIVSTDPARLYVEARAAAMNGNHVRSAELFAALADAQPDSADIARKALSEAIGAGQMQLALGLAAKLPPTKLPTEARLLLASDELKRHRLDRALAWLKGSGENADLSFLAPMLTAWDYAERGDADRAIAAIDQIPANTLLSPLQPEQRALILLKFKRVADAEPSARRAIGTAGAREIRLRLAFADGFLAAGDRARALAMIDGMGSEAAGARQRIAAGKTSGAGIDNASEALSEVLTAFGADLARLQRSAPPIGLVQVARYADPRNSGATTLLALLLEGDNRTAEALALLRSIPRDDPLTSQVQDAQVRVFSENKMYNDAFAIASAAANRPNATSGDYSRLGDVYQSMKRYNEAADAYARAIALANAQGLRPQTWPLLLLQANSFEEAGRWPDTKQALTQALALAPEQPLLLNFMGYSKLEHGEDLDAAEAMIRKANALAPDDASITDSLGWALFKRGKMEDAIATLQKAAEKDPDQAAIQEHLGDALFKSGRRYEARFAWNAALITAEDDVAGRVKAKLLNGLSSSNAAP; this is encoded by the coding sequence GTGGCACTCGGCGCCCTCGCTCTGGCGCCCGCACCGGCGAGCGCTATCGTGTCGACCGATCCCGCGCGCCTTTACGTCGAAGCACGCGCGGCGGCGATGAATGGCAATCATGTACGCTCTGCCGAGCTTTTCGCCGCGCTTGCAGATGCGCAGCCGGACTCGGCCGACATTGCCCGCAAGGCGCTCTCGGAGGCGATCGGCGCAGGTCAGATGCAGCTCGCGCTCGGTCTCGCTGCGAAGCTGCCGCCGACGAAGCTGCCAACGGAGGCTCGGCTTCTCCTGGCTTCAGACGAATTGAAGCGGCATCGCCTCGACCGTGCATTGGCTTGGCTAAAGGGCAGCGGCGAGAACGCTGATCTGAGCTTCCTCGCGCCTATGCTGACGGCGTGGGATTATGCCGAGCGTGGCGATGCTGACCGGGCGATCGCCGCGATCGACCAGATTCCCGCCAACACGTTGCTGAGCCCGCTACAGCCTGAGCAGCGCGCGCTCATCCTTCTGAAGTTCAAGCGGGTCGCCGATGCCGAGCCGAGCGCGCGGCGGGCGATCGGGACGGCCGGAGCGCGCGAGATTCGACTGCGGCTGGCCTTTGCCGACGGCTTCCTCGCTGCAGGCGATCGCGCGCGAGCGCTGGCGATGATCGACGGCATGGGCTCGGAGGCCGCTGGGGCTCGGCAGCGTATTGCTGCCGGGAAAACAAGCGGTGCGGGCATCGACAATGCGTCCGAGGCCCTGAGCGAGGTGCTGACGGCATTTGGAGCCGATTTGGCACGGTTGCAGCGGTCGGCGCCGCCAATCGGACTGGTGCAGGTCGCGCGATATGCCGATCCCAGGAACAGCGGTGCGACCACGCTGCTCGCTTTGCTCTTGGAAGGCGATAACCGTACCGCCGAGGCCCTGGCGCTGTTGCGATCGATCCCGCGCGACGATCCCCTGACATCGCAGGTGCAGGATGCACAGGTCAGAGTCTTCAGCGAAAACAAGATGTACAACGACGCCTTTGCGATCGCTTCTGCGGCCGCCAACCGGCCGAACGCGACGTCGGGCGATTACTCCCGCCTTGGCGACGTTTATCAGTCGATGAAGCGCTACAATGAGGCGGCCGACGCATATGCTCGAGCGATCGCGCTAGCGAATGCGCAAGGGCTAAGGCCGCAGACCTGGCCACTGCTGCTGCTTCAGGCGAACAGCTTTGAAGAGGCGGGCCGTTGGCCGGACACCAAGCAGGCGTTGACGCAGGCCCTCGCCCTGGCGCCGGAGCAGCCGCTGCTGCTCAACTTCATGGGTTATTCCAAGCTCGAGCATGGCGAGGACCTCGACGCCGCCGAGGCGATGATCCGCAAGGCGAACGCGCTGGCACCCGATGACGCCTCGATCACGGATTCGCTCGGCTGGGCGCTGTTCAAGCGCGGCAAGATGGAAGATGCGATCGCGACGCTACAAAAAGCGGCCGAGAAGGATCCGGACCAGGCCGCGATTCAGGAACATCTTGGCGACGCTCTCTTTAAGTCGGGCCGGCGATATGAGGCGCGGTTCGCGTGGAATGCGGCACTGATAACCGCCGAGGACGACGTCGCCGGCCGCGTCAAAGCGAAGCTCCTCAACGGCCTGTCCTCATCCAACGCCGCGCCTTGA
- a CDS encoding electron transfer flavoprotein-ubiquinone oxidoreductase, producing MSQRESMQYDVVIVGGGPAGLTAGIRLKQLATEAGRDLSVCVLEKGSEVGAHILSGAVIDPIALNELIPDWKDKGSPLTVPVTENHHWVLSKNGKFAFPHWLMPPFMNNKGTYTASLGNFCRWLAGQAEEMGVEIFPGFPAAEILFNEDGSVKGVATGDMGIARDGSHRADYQPGMELHARYTLFAEGARGSLTKRLTELFDLRKESGPQVFGLGIKELWDIPPEKHKPGRVIHTQGWPLSDAWGGGFLYHQDNNQVALGFVVALDYSNPYLSPFEEMQRWKTHPAIKAEIEGGRRVSYGARAINEGGYQAIPKLVFPGGALIGCSAGFVNVPRIKGTHTAMKSAILAAEAAFAAVTSDRSGDVLEAYPAALHKSWIVKELKTVRNAQPAVSHWGGVIGTLYAGLDLWLNYLKIGVPWTLKHKADNTTLKQKSYVAPIDYPKPDGVLTFDRLSSVFISNTNHEEDQPVHLTLKDADIPTAINLPVYAGPEQRYCPAGVYEFVESESGDPRLQINAQNCVHCKTCDIKDPTQNINWVTPEGGGGPNYPNM from the coding sequence ATGAGCCAGCGCGAATCCATGCAGTATGACGTGGTGATCGTCGGCGGAGGCCCAGCGGGGCTGACGGCCGGCATTCGCCTCAAGCAGCTCGCCACCGAGGCAGGGCGCGATCTTTCGGTTTGCGTCCTCGAAAAGGGCAGCGAAGTCGGAGCGCATATCCTGTCGGGCGCAGTCATCGATCCGATCGCCCTGAACGAGCTCATTCCTGACTGGAAGGACAAGGGCTCACCGCTGACCGTGCCGGTAACCGAGAACCACCATTGGGTGTTGTCGAAGAACGGCAAATTCGCCTTCCCGCACTGGTTGATGCCGCCCTTCATGAACAACAAGGGAACCTACACGGCGAGCCTCGGCAATTTCTGCCGCTGGCTGGCGGGGCAAGCGGAGGAAATGGGGGTCGAGATTTTCCCCGGCTTCCCGGCCGCGGAAATTCTGTTCAACGAGGACGGATCGGTGAAGGGCGTCGCGACCGGCGACATGGGGATAGCCCGCGACGGTAGCCATCGCGCCGACTATCAGCCCGGCATGGAACTGCACGCCCGCTACACCCTCTTCGCCGAGGGCGCGCGCGGAAGCCTGACCAAGAGGCTGACGGAGCTGTTCGACCTTCGCAAGGAGAGTGGCCCGCAAGTATTCGGTCTTGGAATCAAGGAATTGTGGGACATTCCTCCCGAGAAACACAAACCCGGGCGAGTGATACACACCCAAGGCTGGCCGCTGTCGGACGCGTGGGGCGGGGGTTTCCTCTACCACCAGGACAACAACCAAGTTGCGCTCGGGTTTGTCGTCGCTCTGGATTATTCGAACCCTTACCTCTCGCCGTTCGAGGAAATGCAGCGCTGGAAAACCCATCCGGCGATCAAGGCGGAGATCGAGGGCGGACGCCGCGTCTCCTACGGTGCCCGGGCCATCAATGAGGGAGGCTATCAGGCAATCCCGAAACTGGTGTTCCCCGGCGGTGCGCTGATCGGCTGCTCAGCCGGCTTCGTGAACGTGCCCCGGATCAAGGGCACGCACACCGCGATGAAATCGGCGATACTTGCAGCGGAAGCAGCCTTTGCGGCGGTAACTTCCGACCGGTCTGGCGACGTGCTCGAGGCCTATCCGGCAGCGCTGCACAAGAGCTGGATCGTCAAGGAACTAAAGACCGTCCGCAACGCGCAGCCTGCGGTCTCGCACTGGGGCGGAGTGATCGGAACGCTCTACGCCGGCCTCGACCTGTGGCTGAACTATTTGAAGATCGGCGTGCCGTGGACGCTCAAGCACAAGGCCGACAACACGACGCTGAAGCAGAAGAGCTACGTCGCGCCCATCGACTATCCGAAGCCGGACGGCGTGCTAACCTTCGATCGCCTCTCTTCGGTGTTCATCTCGAACACCAATCACGAAGAGGACCAGCCGGTTCATCTGACGCTCAAGGACGCGGACATACCGACGGCCATCAACCTGCCCGTATATGCCGGGCCCGAACAGCGTTATTGTCCGGCAGGCGTCTACGAATTCGTGGAGTCAGAGAGCGGTGATCCCCGGCTGCAAATCAACGCGCAGAATTGCGTCCATTGCAAGACTTGCGACATCAAGGACCCGACCCAGAACATCAACTGGGTCACCCCCGAAGGCGGCGGAGGCCCCAATTATCCGAACATGTAA
- a CDS encoding uracil-DNA glycosylase family protein, with protein MGGEVSEIGFAEARSALAWWLEAGVDIAVQEEPRDWLRPAPPPAKPSAKEPALQPNIVQPSQETLAEIQDWLASSVQLPLAGPGAKRVLPHGPERSPVMLLSDSPALEDAAAGQPIGGEAWQLAQRMLAAIGISADDTYSASISCFHSPGARMSPADREACAEIARHHIRLAQPQRLILFGDGPCTTLLGKRLVGARGHIHKVEGVRTVATFHPRHLINRPLDKSLAWKDLLLLMEDES; from the coding sequence GTGGGCGGGGAAGTATCAGAAATCGGCTTTGCCGAGGCGCGCAGCGCATTGGCCTGGTGGCTCGAGGCCGGGGTCGACATCGCCGTGCAGGAAGAGCCGCGCGACTGGCTAAGGCCCGCGCCGCCACCCGCCAAGCCTTCTGCCAAAGAGCCCGCGCTCCAACCCAACATCGTCCAGCCGAGCCAGGAAACGCTCGCCGAGATTCAGGACTGGCTCGCCAGCAGCGTCCAGCTTCCGCTCGCCGGCCCCGGCGCCAAGCGTGTGCTTCCGCATGGGCCAGAACGGTCGCCAGTCATGCTGCTGAGCGATTCTCCGGCGCTTGAGGATGCGGCTGCAGGCCAGCCGATCGGCGGCGAGGCGTGGCAGCTCGCCCAACGGATGCTCGCGGCCATCGGGATTTCGGCCGACGACACCTACAGCGCCTCGATTTCCTGCTTCCACTCACCCGGCGCTCGGATGAGTCCCGCCGATCGCGAGGCATGCGCCGAGATCGCGCGGCACCACATCCGCCTCGCGCAGCCGCAGCGTCTGATTCTGTTTGGGGATGGCCCCTGCACGACCCTGCTCGGAAAGCGCCTCGTCGGAGCGCGCGGCCACATCCACAAGGTCGAAGGCGTTCGCACGGTTGCAACCTTTCATCCGCGCCATCTCATTAATCGGCCCTTAGACAAGTCTTTGGCATGGAAGGACTTATTGCTTCTGATGGAGGACGAGTCTTGA
- a CDS encoding lytic transglycosylase domain-containing protein, with amino-acid sequence MLAFGALMWAAPVLAQAQDPLAPMPTGTASPQTGPASNPGYPVAAPPLQPVPVVVAAPKDWRGVFDAIDSGNWSAAQAGIATLPRSILTPLAKAELYTAKGSPVVDLGSLVSLIAEAPELPQADQLALMAYKRGATTPLLVIPERATMNLGAAPVRYRTRPVQGEPVADQLRALLDPLIKADDAAGAEAQMLIYGSQLSVEARAEAGQRIAFVYYVLGLDADARRVADTWRQGATSEWSAQAAWVSGLASWRLGDCESASRAFQQTAAYAQQRELRAGALYWGARAEQACNRPRGVEPLLKAAAQSPESFYGLVARQTLGMDTKLPSDPLLGFDPPIEQLPNVQRAVELVSIGEPSLAEELLRHQAKIGLPTEHHALIQLAKKLDLPAAQLWLANNGQPGARSDATDRYPNPRWSPANGWRVDPALAFGHVVQESSFRRTAVSPAGAVGLMQVRPGTAGDTARARGTALGNLSDPATNLEYGQTFIELMRSSTATAGQLPRVIASYNAGPLPVGRWASINDKGDPLLWIESIPYWETRYYVPAVLRNMWVYQGLNNEDTSTLKAIAEHRWPSFPTSMTRLAH; translated from the coding sequence ATGCTCGCGTTTGGAGCATTGATGTGGGCCGCGCCGGTGCTTGCGCAGGCCCAGGACCCGCTTGCGCCCATGCCGACCGGCACGGCGTCACCGCAGACTGGCCCGGCGAGTAACCCGGGTTACCCGGTGGCCGCCCCGCCCCTCCAACCTGTTCCAGTCGTCGTTGCTGCGCCGAAGGACTGGCGCGGAGTCTTCGACGCCATCGATAGCGGCAATTGGTCCGCGGCGCAGGCCGGCATTGCTACCCTGCCGCGGAGTATCCTGACGCCGCTGGCGAAGGCTGAACTCTATACGGCCAAAGGCTCGCCAGTTGTCGACCTCGGCTCGCTGGTGTCGCTTATCGCCGAAGCACCGGAGCTGCCCCAGGCCGACCAGCTCGCGCTGATGGCCTACAAGCGAGGCGCGACGACACCGCTGCTCGTCATCCCCGAGCGCGCAACAATGAACCTCGGCGCAGCACCGGTTCGCTATAGAACTCGTCCGGTGCAAGGCGAGCCTGTCGCCGACCAACTCCGCGCCCTCCTCGATCCGCTGATCAAGGCCGATGACGCGGCAGGGGCCGAGGCGCAGATGCTGATTTATGGCTCGCAGCTCTCGGTCGAGGCGCGCGCAGAAGCCGGGCAGCGCATCGCCTTCGTCTATTACGTCCTCGGCCTCGATGCCGATGCCCGCCGCGTCGCTGACACCTGGCGGCAGGGCGCGACCAGCGAGTGGTCGGCCCAGGCCGCGTGGGTATCTGGGCTCGCCTCCTGGCGCCTCGGCGATTGCGAATCCGCTTCTCGCGCCTTCCAGCAAACCGCGGCCTATGCTCAGCAGCGGGAGCTTCGTGCCGGCGCGCTCTATTGGGGCGCACGCGCAGAGCAGGCCTGCAACCGTCCGCGCGGCGTTGAACCACTGTTGAAAGCCGCCGCCCAATCTCCCGAAAGCTTTTACGGCCTCGTTGCCCGCCAAACTCTGGGCATGGACACCAAGCTGCCGAGCGATCCCCTTCTGGGTTTCGACCCCCCGATCGAACAATTGCCAAACGTACAACGGGCGGTGGAACTCGTCAGCATCGGCGAACCGTCGCTGGCCGAAGAACTCTTGCGCCATCAGGCGAAGATCGGCCTTCCGACCGAACATCACGCCCTGATCCAGCTGGCGAAAAAGCTCGACCTTCCCGCCGCGCAGCTATGGCTGGCGAACAACGGCCAGCCGGGCGCTCGCTCCGACGCGACAGACCGCTATCCCAATCCGCGCTGGAGCCCGGCCAACGGCTGGCGCGTGGACCCAGCGCTGGCGTTCGGTCACGTCGTGCAGGAATCATCCTTCCGCCGCACGGCTGTCAGCCCGGCCGGCGCGGTCGGCCTGATGCAGGTTCGGCCCGGCACTGCCGGCGACACGGCGCGCGCCCGCGGCACGGCGCTCGGCAACCTGTCCGACCCGGCGACGAACCTCGAATATGGCCAAACCTTCATCGAATTGATGCGTAGCTCAACGGCGACCGCCGGGCAGCTGCCGCGAGTCATCGCATCCTACAACGCTGGCCCACTCCCTGTAGGCCGCTGGGCATCGATCAACGACAAGGGCGACCCGCTGCTTTGGATCGAAAGCATCCCTTATTGGGAAACGCGCTACTACGTCCCCGCCGTCCTTCGGAACATGTGGGTCTACCAAGGCCTGAACAATGAGGACACGTCGACGCTGAAGGCCATTGCCGAACATCGTTGGCCGAGCTTCCCGACCAGCATGACAAGGCTCGCTCACTAG
- a CDS encoding PA0069 family radical SAM protein — MPVESRQGRGATRNPTPTRFNLQERSVEGEWLDQVEALDGVPKRRTTVTIEHPRSILTRNNSPDIGFDRSVNAYRGCEHGCIYCFARPTHAYHDLSPGVDFESRLFAKPNAAQLLHAALSRPGYECKPIAMGTNTDPYQPIEERWRITRSLVELLVETRHPFTITTKSDRVLRDIDLLKQAADLRLASVALSVTSLDAKIARTLEPRAPQPRKRLAAIKQLNEAGIPCYVAIAPVVPQITDHELEHIVEAAVEAGAAGGFYLPVRLPHEVAPLFRAWLDEHFPDRAGKVMATIHSLRGGRDNDPDFFSRMRGQGPWADLIRTRFDIACKRFGLVHAKFPLRTDLFQPPEGAQMRLL, encoded by the coding sequence ATGCCGGTCGAGTCGAGACAAGGGCGCGGAGCGACCCGTAATCCCACCCCCACGCGCTTCAATCTTCAGGAGCGGAGCGTCGAGGGCGAATGGCTCGATCAGGTCGAGGCACTGGACGGCGTTCCGAAACGCAGGACGACCGTCACCATCGAGCATCCGCGCTCGATCCTGACACGCAACAATTCGCCGGACATCGGCTTCGACCGCTCGGTCAACGCGTATCGCGGGTGCGAGCATGGCTGCATCTATTGTTTCGCGCGGCCGACCCACGCCTATCACGACCTGTCGCCGGGCGTGGATTTCGAATCCCGGCTCTTCGCCAAGCCTAATGCCGCGCAGCTGCTCCACGCTGCACTGTCCCGCCCGGGCTACGAGTGCAAACCGATCGCGATGGGGACGAATACCGACCCCTATCAGCCAATCGAGGAGCGCTGGCGCATCACGCGTTCGCTGGTCGAGCTTCTGGTCGAAACCCGCCATCCCTTCACAATCACCACCAAGTCGGACCGTGTGCTGCGCGACATCGACTTGCTCAAGCAGGCAGCCGACCTGCGGCTTGCCTCCGTGGCGCTGTCGGTGACGTCACTCGACGCGAAAATCGCGCGCACGCTGGAACCGCGCGCGCCGCAACCCCGCAAGCGCCTCGCGGCGATTAAGCAGCTCAATGAGGCCGGCATACCCTGCTACGTCGCCATCGCGCCGGTGGTGCCGCAGATCACCGATCATGAGCTCGAACATATCGTCGAGGCCGCGGTCGAAGCCGGCGCGGCGGGCGGGTTCTATCTTCCGGTTCGACTGCCACACGAGGTGGCGCCGCTATTCCGCGCCTGGCTCGACGAGCATTTCCCCGATCGAGCGGGCAAGGTGATGGCAACGATCCACTCCCTTCGCGGCGGACGCGACAACGACCCCGATTTCTTCAGCCGGATGCGGGGCCAGGGACCGTGGGCCGACCTCATCCGCACCAGGTTCGACATCGCCTGCAAGCGGTTCGGCCTCGTGCACGCCAAGTTCCCGCTGCGCACCGACCTGTTCCAGCCGCCGGAAGGCGCGCAGATGCGACTACTTTAA
- a CDS encoding M28 family peptidase: MKSRLIAAFLIAAAAPALAQQPPAPMPVVPAQIAALRDAALQDNFAWDITEGLTTEVGPRLDGTPAEARAREWAVAKLRALGFSNVRVENFTITNWTRGAEDAEILAPFPQRLVVAALGNSASTGPSGITGEVVGFDTLGDLQAAPDSAVRGKIVFVSHAMPRTQDGSGYGYFGGPRRQGPTVASQKGALAIVIRSIGTDYHRNPHAGVQTFGTGVKPIPAGALSLPDAEQLQRILKRRKPVTMHLTLVSQSGPAPSGNVIAELPGRDPKLPPILVGGHLDSWDLGTGAIDDASGIAIATAAAKRIMDAGRPLRTIRVVWFGSEEMGLFGGLDYQKRHGSEPHYAMAESDFGAGKIWKVNTKLGKDRDAEARLLQAALAPLGIVPGKMDDADGSDIGPMIEAGAPGVGLSQDGTYYFDLHHTPDDTLDKIDLGDLRQNVAAWTAMLAVLSGGIEPEPKRKLRR, encoded by the coding sequence ATGAAATCACGCCTAATCGCCGCCTTCCTGATTGCGGCCGCCGCCCCAGCTCTCGCCCAACAGCCGCCTGCGCCGATGCCGGTTGTCCCCGCCCAGATTGCTGCGCTCCGCGACGCGGCGCTTCAGGACAATTTTGCCTGGGACATCACGGAAGGACTCACGACGGAAGTCGGTCCACGCCTCGATGGCACGCCCGCCGAAGCCCGGGCGCGCGAATGGGCGGTCGCCAAGCTTCGCGCACTGGGCTTTTCCAATGTCCGCGTCGAGAATTTCACCATCACCAACTGGACGCGCGGCGCCGAAGATGCGGAGATCCTCGCTCCCTTCCCGCAGCGGCTCGTCGTCGCCGCGCTCGGCAACAGCGCCTCGACCGGCCCGTCGGGCATCACAGGTGAAGTCGTCGGCTTCGACACGCTTGGCGACCTGCAGGCAGCGCCTGACTCCGCCGTTCGCGGCAAGATCGTCTTCGTAAGCCATGCCATGCCGCGCACGCAGGACGGCTCCGGCTACGGCTATTTTGGCGGCCCGCGGCGTCAGGGCCCTACCGTCGCCAGTCAGAAGGGGGCGCTGGCGATCGTCATCCGCTCGATCGGTACCGATTACCACCGCAACCCGCACGCCGGCGTTCAGACCTTCGGTACTGGCGTCAAGCCGATCCCTGCCGGCGCGCTCAGCCTGCCGGACGCAGAGCAGCTTCAGCGCATTCTGAAGCGCCGCAAGCCGGTCACCATGCATCTGACCTTGGTTTCGCAGAGCGGTCCAGCGCCATCGGGCAACGTGATCGCAGAACTCCCGGGCCGCGACCCCAAGCTTCCGCCGATCCTGGTCGGCGGTCACCTCGACAGCTGGGACCTCGGCACCGGCGCTATCGACGATGCGTCAGGCATCGCAATCGCGACTGCAGCGGCTAAGCGGATCATGGACGCGGGCCGTCCACTGCGCACAATCCGCGTCGTTTGGTTCGGATCGGAGGAGATGGGGCTGTTCGGCGGCCTCGACTATCAGAAACGCCACGGGTCGGAACCGCACTACGCCATGGCCGAAAGCGATTTCGGCGCAGGCAAGATTTGGAAGGTCAACACGAAGCTCGGCAAGGATCGCGATGCCGAAGCCCGCCTTCTTCAGGCAGCGCTGGCGCCGCTTGGCATCGTCCCGGGCAAGATGGACGACGCGGATGGCTCCGACATCGGCCCAATGATCGAGGCGGGCGCGCCCGGCGTAGGTCTCAGCCAGGACGGGACATACTACTTCGACCTTCACCACACACCGGACGACACGCTGGACAAGATCGACCTTGGTGACCTTCGCCAGAATGTCGCGGCATGGACAGCGATGCTCGCCGTGCTATCGGGCGGAATCGAACCGGAGCCGAAACGCAAGTTGCGGCGTTGA
- a CDS encoding HAMP domain-containing sensor histidine kinase, whose protein sequence is MRFDDRLLTVLSQPAGDRHDAAVRWRQLVDLVARAGPASASPVVDHALEVIRTEAPNIDEELRAAAARAVAARPLPVGLLEYFVSDGLTVSAPVLAAATLERAQWQAVLSHADEETRRFVEALHPEVPAVAAPAEREPAPEPFVESPEAPVPAPATTPTPTPTPSLHDVVARIERRRRARSASRTASLAPLPVEAPSLFRWECGPSGDIAWVEGAPRGALIGRSIARVQDDDEDRIDDEVTRAFAMRAPFRDGEMTVSGDGLVAGEWKISGLPAFDPTDGRFAGYRGIALRETARPEPSEPAVEILADPDSLRELVHEIKTPLTAIIGFAEIIEGQYLGPADYRYRKRAGDIVSEARLLLRAIDDLDFAAKVHSAGGGGERRVDLLRLAERVGETLSAEAAQRSVELNLTPTTSAVIAAVEPEIAERLLIRLGSAVIERADAGERLKISLEQNNEQCRISVSRPQALRSIPDAQLFDAAASEGPEKPGLLAGFSLRLVRGLARIAGGDLAPTRAGLTLSFPRA, encoded by the coding sequence GTGCGTTTCGACGATCGTCTCCTGACCGTATTGAGCCAGCCGGCCGGCGACCGCCACGACGCGGCGGTGCGTTGGCGACAGCTGGTCGATCTCGTCGCCCGCGCGGGGCCGGCGAGTGCGAGCCCCGTGGTCGATCACGCGCTGGAGGTGATCCGCACCGAAGCACCGAATATCGACGAGGAATTGCGGGCCGCGGCCGCCCGTGCAGTCGCTGCACGGCCGCTGCCGGTCGGGCTGCTCGAATATTTCGTCTCGGATGGTCTGACAGTTTCGGCGCCAGTGCTCGCGGCGGCCACGCTGGAACGAGCGCAGTGGCAGGCGGTCCTGAGCCATGCCGACGAGGAAACCAGGCGTTTCGTCGAGGCGCTTCATCCGGAAGTACCGGCGGTTGCGGCGCCCGCTGAGCGTGAACCGGCCCCGGAACCTTTTGTCGAATCTCCTGAGGCTCCGGTTCCTGCCCCGGCCACCACGCCAACCCCGACGCCCACGCCGTCACTGCACGACGTTGTCGCCAGGATCGAACGCCGGCGGCGTGCTCGGTCGGCCTCACGTACCGCTTCTCTCGCGCCATTGCCGGTCGAGGCGCCATCGCTCTTTCGCTGGGAGTGCGGGCCGAGCGGAGACATCGCCTGGGTCGAGGGCGCGCCGCGTGGCGCCCTGATCGGCCGGTCGATCGCCCGCGTGCAGGACGATGACGAGGATCGCATCGATGATGAGGTCACCCGGGCCTTTGCGATGCGCGCGCCCTTTCGCGATGGGGAGATGACGGTGTCCGGCGACGGCCTGGTCGCCGGCGAATGGAAGATCAGCGGGTTGCCGGCCTTCGACCCGACCGATGGCCGCTTCGCCGGGTATCGCGGGATCGCCCTGCGCGAGACGGCGCGACCGGAGCCAAGCGAACCGGCAGTCGAGATCCTCGCCGACCCGGATTCGCTGCGCGAGCTGGTGCATGAAATCAAGACGCCGCTTACGGCTATCATCGGTTTCGCGGAGATCATCGAGGGGCAGTATCTCGGTCCGGCCGACTATCGCTATCGCAAGCGCGCCGGCGATATCGTCAGCGAGGCCCGTCTGCTCCTACGAGCAATCGATGACTTGGATTTTGCCGCGAAAGTTCACTCTGCGGGCGGCGGCGGTGAGCGGCGCGTGGATTTGCTTCGTCTTGCCGAGCGGGTGGGCGAAACGCTCTCCGCCGAGGCAGCGCAGCGCAGCGTCGAGCTGAACCTGACGCCGACCACTTCTGCCGTGATCGCGGCCGTCGAGCCGGAAATCGCCGAGCGGCTGCTGATCCGGCTCGGCAGTGCGGTCATCGAGCGCGCCGACGCCGGCGAACGACTGAAAATTTCGCTCGAGCAGAACAATGAGCAGTGCCGGATTTCAGTCTCACGTCCGCAGGCGCTGCGAAGCATTCCGGACGCGCAATTGTTCGACGCGGCGGCGAGCGAGGGGCCTGAGAAACCAGGGCTTCTTGCTGGATTTTCGCTGCGCCTGGTCCGCGGCCTCGCACGGATTGCGGGCGGCGACCTGGCACCGACACGCGCAGGCCTCACTCTGTCCTTTCCGCGTGCGTGA